The DNA window atgaaatgaaaaaaaatcaacaaaaaactgTCAAGCCCACGATCTAGGTCTTGAGATCAAGATAaacccatagaaagaaaaataaaaaaaaatcataaagcgtaatttctaataaacctaatattaaaggatgaagttgaaaaataaaatcaatgtaaaaaaatatttaaagaaaaccaATGTCAATCAGGTTTAAACTTTTAATATCAACCAGAATGATAAGGTTCATATGACCGAAATCATCCCATTAAAGAAAATCACGAAGTTCAATTCATGAtcaataaggatgaaattaattttttttttttaaaaaatcaaagtaaaaataacaattaaaaaataaaaatcaaatttaacattTATCACTCTCATTCCCAAagtaaaaacaagtaaaaataatttcagcGTTATTGTTATTCTATGTATAACATTCGGGATGTAAATAATAGATTTTCAAACTATAATGGGTGATTACAATTTGTACCAAAATATAGGATGATTTATGTAATTTTCTATGAGAAAAAAGTTAGTGATTGAAAAAAGAGGATACAAACTCTTTCTTTTCCCGTGCAAATCAGTCTCAATATTAGTTAAAATAAAGGACTAAATATTTGTTTAAGCTTTAAATTTGATAtctaaactctaatttttttaaattaataaaattaaatttattttatcaaactaGATATTAATCGAGcaacataacattttattaataCCGCAGGATCCCCAggtatgaaaaacaaatcaccaaCAAATCGATGCAATATTATAGGATGAGTTAACAAGCCATACCCGTCAGATTAACAAGCCATGCCCGTCAAAAGAGAATTAAGATCGATAAGCcccaacaaaaagaaatgaaattagaGGCCCCTGTAGACCTCTCTTTGGCTATTTCTTAGGAATAGGAGGGCGTGGATTGCTTCTTCTAATCAACTTTCCAAAGTGGAAGGTGAAACTGTTCTTGCATTTTGTCTTTGTAATTTACCACTCCTATAGTTTTGTACCAGTTATCTTCTTGCGTTGTGGTGTACGTCATTAATTGCCCTTGGACGTCAAATGATAGTATTGACTAGTGAGTTCggtatttaatataattaaaaaaactgcaTCTTCAAGTGTTGCATCTTTTTGACACATCTATATGTTAGCTTGGAATTTTGTGGTTTCACCTCCATCCATATGTAATCCTGGTGACATCTATCTCATTCAGACGGAAGCACAAAAGGTAAAAGGATTAGTATGAACTACAGTGCCGGCTCCTAGCTGGTTTGCAAGATTTCCGAGAGAAACAAGCATGAACAGACGTGAATGATAATTAGCGATGAATGGTAGTTGAAAGAGTAAGGAGGTCATGTGTGTTGGAAGACTTTGTTTGAAAAGGTGGTAAGATTGGACCTTTAAAGTTGTATGCTTGGtggtatgatttttttctttgaatgcgTACAGTGTTGCTCCTGATCAATCAATTCCTGGGAAAAAACTAATAGTCAAGCTACTTAGCAAACCTATTGCATTGGAACCTGACGATGAACTTATGTTGCCTAGCAAACTAAGTTATACTATTGATGGGAAGTGAACCCAATTGTCGAACAGATATTTGCATATAGACGCAGTGAAGGCAAGAGATTGGCAAAAGGAAACAACATACACTCACTTGTCTTTGTACTGTTGAATTTAACAGTCTGAAAACACTCTACGTGAAAAAAGATCAACAGCAAGAATAGAGAGCGGATCAGTCTGCTTTGGTGATTTCTTAAATGAAAAGCCACAACACCCCCTGTTTTTTCCCCTCCTAGCAGTGATATTTCCACCAACAGTTCCAAAGGCAAAAGCACAAACATTTCAAGCTGCAAAATCATTAGGTGAGGTTGCAAAATCTCGTCAGATATTATTgtagtgaaaaaaagaaaagaagcgaAAGACAAATGAAGGAATGAGTTGCTCGCTGTCTATACACATGCAAGTAAACTGATAATTCAAAATCCATCCCTTTCTTTTCCTGCAATATCTAGAAAAATGAAATAcaataaatcaaattgaaaactaacCGTGAATACCTTGAGATTTTGCTCTTTCCTTTCTCCAAGCTCTTCATTCTGATCACAAGTGTGCAAAAGTTCCCTGTAAGCAGCACTCCTTTTCTTCTGGTTGGCTTGAAGTTTCAAAAAACTTCGAGGAATTCTAAATCCTCCAAACACCGACCCACACTCTCCATCCACTGTTCCATCCTCATTTTTATCCTGTAATCTAGGCACAAACATACTCTCATTCAACAATTGACGAACAATTTCAGGAGAAAAAACCCAATTGGTTTCTGAGCAAAAACAACAGAAACAGAAAGAGGGAGCCTTTTTTCTATGCTTTCAAACAAAGACTGGCCATTTTCAAGCTAGTATGAAAAATTAGGCATGTACAAACACGAGGGTCAGtcaatatagttttattttccCCTTCATTTATGCATAGTTTTAGAAAGTCAACAACAGTAATAACCTTATATGTCAAGCTTCAATTTTTTCTGTTATAGTGGCTTACTTTCTAGGCAAACAAAAAGGAACTAAACAGAGGttaaggaaatatatatatatatatatatatatcaaaagatTAGTATAGTGAACAGATACCTTTGAAAAGAGAAGGACCCATGATGATGATTACTGTGAGCAACTTTGTTCCATTGAGGATTTTTCCTCTGCGTAACAGAAAACCCAGGATACTGCAATTCCCGAAaggaaaatagaagaaagaataGGGACAGGAAATAAGTACCACCCACctctaaagaaaagaaaagaaaagaaactgaaGAAAAAGGCAAGAATCAGAATTACCCACCTCCATCCCAAAGAGTATCACCACGTCTATAAAtcagattaaaaataattagcaatcaaacaaaaaataataatagaaaagggGGGGAAGTTGAAGAGAAAGCAAGAATCCTAAATAGTATAATTGCTTCCCTCTTCAAGatcaagaagaacaagaagccTTCCCTTCTCAAAATCATGCCCTAGCTCTCTGTAATAATTCCTTCTCTTTTTGGTCTCGATTCCAAGAGAGGCGACATCATTGAATATCACCCTCTTGAATCTGTCTTACTCTCTGTaataattccttttcttttcttgttgtgtcttgaaattattatttgaaaaaaaaagagttaattttctaccttttcgttttttttttttgttaattttaaatggtttttttagatGGAGAAAAATCACGAGGACATGAAAAGAATAACACTTGCAAATGCttatggatttttttagatATGTGTTTTtgactgatttattttttgtttaatagcCTCTTTCGTgattaaatgtattattttgattagtttATACGATTTGTTTGCTTTCTTGGAATAACTGGGGATATAGATTTCTCTGGCTTTCTTGTGTtgatgagaagagaagaagaaacgCTTAGATTTCTCTGGTTTTCTTGGAATTTGTAATGTGAAGCTACATCCTTGACTGCTCAGTTCAACTCCTAATTTAATTTGGTGTGTTGTGGATAAGAAAGAAAGCTGCAGTTACCTTTTTAAGCAGAAGATATCTGATCTACGAATATATCTTTTAGCTGATTACTTTTAAGCACAAAACCACAGTGTATTGTGCTtactcaaaatattttagtgaatccattttttattttcttcatcgcTTCTTTCATTCTGTAGGTTATGTGTTAGACTTACCTGGTAACCGCTGCTGCAAATATTTTAGCATTCCTTTGCACAGCCTTTTTGAAGCTAAAGGTATCGCTGACAATATCGTACATGCAACCAGGAAAAGAGGAGGATTGGTATTGGCTACATTACTACAATTCTTATCATAAATGTTTGTGGTGATTTGGTTGGTTAGAAAGTGTCTCTAGCAACTAGATTTACTGTCTTGTTTGTTGTTCAACTAACTTTTATTTGCAAGTTGGTGGCCTTAGGTTTTAGAAACAGTAGTGATGAACTCTATCTCTACTACTGTCTCAATTTAATGACATACAAAGAGCACCAACAGCAAGGCTATATAGAATCTGCTATGATTCGTGTAGAAATCCATTTTGGTTGAGttgctgatgtttttttttccccttgtttTACAGGTAGGAACGACAGCAGAACGTTAGAGGTTTACATCTGAGGAAATTTTTTATGTCAGGATTGGGGGAGTCAAAGTAAATTCTGGGATTTTCTAATGTTTCCACATTTGTATAAAGTTTTGATTGTTACATGGATGGTGTTAATGCAAGAAGAACACTAATTTTCTGCCTTCAGCTCAGCACATTGAGATATGCAGAACCTTGCAAAATTAGTTACCAAGTCAAAGTAGTtgtaatcaaatatattaaaatataaatgggtTGATAAAATAGCGTTTGCCATTGGAACCTGGTGAAAAATATATTACcatcattttcagttttttttttttttttaaaaaaaaaaactggtgaaAAATATAGGATTGTCATTGCTACAATATCTACACCTGGAGGATGAACAGTTTGATTTTGTGGTGAAACcttattttactttataaaattttattttttgtttgaaattaattattaaattggattatttgataattaataagttgatgtcaaaaataaattttaaaaattaaaaaaaatattattttcatatatttttaaataaaattattatccaaATACAAAACATTACCTAAAATCCATCTTTTTTTAgctgtttattattattattattatttaatgttaaTGTTTCCCCAAGTATTACAAAGTTTAAGTTATCTATCTTATGGGCTCTGGGTCCTGACATGAAAGAGAGGCAACCCAAGTTGTTAATTGATACTACTAGTAGCCCAAAAGGAAGAGAGATTTTTCCCTGTTTATTCTAAATTCCTGACAAGAACAACCAAAAGAGAAACAGACCTCCAGCAAATGCATTTTTCTTCAGAATACAGATATATGCTTTAATAGAATTCACCCACAAGAAGAACAATCCATCgatcttcaaaattatttttgaaaacaaccTACTACAGCGGtaaaaaagaagcaaacctAGACCCACCCAGCTCAAGGCACAATCTTATGAGCCTTCAACTTGTCCACCCACGAAATCAGTGAATTCTTGGAATTCCTAAACCCCAGAAACCCATGCTCCTTACTCTTATTCATACACGAAATAATGGACTCTGCACCCAACACAAAATCTGCAAACCACCACACTCCTACCTCCTCCAACTTGTTAGGCAACAGCTGATTATCCTTCACAATTTTCTCCCACACTGCTCCTTTATCCTTCATCAACTCCGTCAAGCTCACTTTCTTCCCACTCTCAggcaaaccatatttttttatcccgaACTGTTCAGCCAAAACCTTCCACAAATGCTTCCACTTAAAAACATCTCCATTGTGGATATTAAACGCTTCATTTCGTGCATTAGGATCCACAGCTGCCCAAATTTCCTGCTCAGCAATCAGATCTGCATCAGATGCGATGGAATAAGCATCCCAAACAGACTCGGTCCCAGGGAACAGTAAAGGCATCCCTTCATGTTTACATATAGCAGCGTAAACACAAAGGGTGCCCATTATGTTCATCAAACTATATGGAGAAAACCCCAAAATTGTATGCGGCCTGTGCACAGACCAAGTCACTCCCTCTTTCTTTGCCACTTCCCCGGCCAGAATGTCTTCCAAATCGTAGTAAAAATTGGGTGCGTTTAATCTGGGCAGATCCTCCGTGTAAGGAGTGTCATGTGGTTCGATCTTGCCTACCAACTCGAATGGACCAACATAGTGTTTAAGACCAGTTTGGAGGCAAACATGTTTGAGATTGAGGGCGTTGGGGATAACAGCCTGGAGGACATTGCGGAACATGAGGTTATTAGCTTCGATGTTCTCGGCCTCCGTGAATCGGAGGGCCCATGTGACATAGAAAATATGAGTAACATCAGTTAGCTGGGAGAGTTTTGCTTGAGTTTCCGCCGTGTTAGATATGTCACATTGGATGTATTCAACAGGGTGGTCTAAGTTCCAATTTGGTCGTGGACGACGGGCCACTCCGTAGACTTTCCATGGTCCACCAGGTGTGTCGGAGAGTGGAAGGATTTCAGCTAAGCTGTTGCCAACAATGCCAGTTACGCCTATTACTAGAGCCACGCTATGGTGTCCTCGGAACGCGTTGCCATTTTCAGACTGCTGCTGCAAAACATTTGCCCAAAAAATGAAACGTTAAGTAACAACATAATTCAAAAGTTGAAATAAagtgaagatttgcaaatgggATGGTTTGTTTTTACCTTGGCACCTCCAATTGCACCTGCCCACCACCGGCTCATTTTCTAGACTGGATTATTGAAGAAG is part of the Populus trichocarpa isolate Nisqually-1 chromosome 2, P.trichocarpa_v4.1, whole genome shotgun sequence genome and encodes:
- the LOC18109151 gene encoding uncharacterized protein LOC18109151 isoform X1, which codes for MEYPGFSVTQRKNPQWNKVAHSNHHHGSFSFQRLQDKNEDGTVDGECGSVFGGFRIPRSFLKLQANQKKRSAAYRELLHTCDQNEELGERKEQNLKVFTLEMFVLLPLELLVEISLLGGEKTGGVVAFHLRNHQSRLIRSLFLLLIFFHVECFQTVKFNSTKTSECMLFPFANLLPSLRLYANICSTIGFTSHQ
- the LOC18109151 gene encoding uncharacterized protein LOC18109151 isoform X2, which translates into the protein MEYPGFSVTQRKNPQWNKVAHSNHHHGSFSFQRLQDKNEDGTVDGECGSVFGGFRIPRSFLKLQANQKKRSAAYRELLHTCDQNEELGERKEQNLKLEMFVLLPLELLVEISLLGGEKTGGVVAFHLRNHQSRLIRSLFLLLIFFHVECFQTVKFNSTKTSECMLFPFANLLPSLRLYANICSTIGFTSHQ
- the LOC7472673 gene encoding (S)-8-oxocitronellyl enol synthase CYC2 isoform X1, with amino-acid sequence MSRWWAGAIGGAKQQSENGNAFRGHHSVALVIGVTGIVGNSLAEILPLSDTPGGPWKVYGVARRPRPNWNLDHPVEYIQCDISNTAETQAKLSQLTDVTHIFYVTWALRFTEAENIEANNLMFRNVLQAVIPNALNLKHVCLQTGLKHYVGPFELVGKIEPHDTPYTEDLPRLNAPNFYYDLEDILAGEVAKKEGVTWSVHRPHTILGFSPYSLMNIMGTLCVYAAICKHEGMPLLFPGTESVWDAYSIASDADLIAEQEIWAAVDPNARNEAFNIHNGDVFKWKHLWKVLAEQFGIKKYGLPESGKKVSLTELMKDKGAVWEKIVKDNQLLPNKLEEVGVWWFADFVLGAESIISCMNKSKEHGFLGFRNSKNSLISWVDKLKAHKIVP
- the LOC7472673 gene encoding (S)-8-oxocitronellyl enol synthase CYC2 isoform X2, which produces MSRWWAGAIGGAKQSENGNAFRGHHSVALVIGVTGIVGNSLAEILPLSDTPGGPWKVYGVARRPRPNWNLDHPVEYIQCDISNTAETQAKLSQLTDVTHIFYVTWALRFTEAENIEANNLMFRNVLQAVIPNALNLKHVCLQTGLKHYVGPFELVGKIEPHDTPYTEDLPRLNAPNFYYDLEDILAGEVAKKEGVTWSVHRPHTILGFSPYSLMNIMGTLCVYAAICKHEGMPLLFPGTESVWDAYSIASDADLIAEQEIWAAVDPNARNEAFNIHNGDVFKWKHLWKVLAEQFGIKKYGLPESGKKVSLTELMKDKGAVWEKIVKDNQLLPNKLEEVGVWWFADFVLGAESIISCMNKSKEHGFLGFRNSKNSLISWVDKLKAHKIVP